In Carettochelys insculpta isolate YL-2023 chromosome 31, ASM3395843v1, whole genome shotgun sequence, a single window of DNA contains:
- the PDLIM2 gene encoding PDZ and LIM domain protein 2 isoform X5 — protein MRGRSLLLSPSQTNGESSPETLAMRFQDTVRTRNDSQSSVRSSYSSPASGSPRPGSPFFSSSPGHRPGSPCSPQRPGLPAEGRVEAAVSSRRLVSPSSFQSLATAPSVFEDRPSSPHGPQHAGSRQERGSPCYPTSSPATGLPLVNRTPSPLGSWEMGRAPGRASPSYSPHNSLDLEPAMRRLEEDSEVYKMMQENREVRAPPRQSNTFRLLQVALETDGRAPFPSQLSPGTHKPVASSVAGAQKLHTCEKCNTSITTQAVKIQESRYRHPSCYVCADCGLSLKMRGHFWVGEELYCEKHARQRYQGPGEAAAAPSPEPPHRAGGWCA, from the exons gtccctgctgctctctcccagcCAGACCAACGGCGAGAGCTCCCCGGAGACGCTGGCCATGCGGTTCCAG GACACCGTGCGAACCCGCAATGACAGCCAGAGCTCGGTGCGTTCCTCCTACTCCAGCCCAGCATCTGGCAGCCCCCGGCCTGGCAGCCCCTTCTTCTCCTCGTCACCCGGGCACCGGcctggcagcccctgcagcccccagaggCCTGGCCTGCCTGCGGAGGGCAGAGTGGAGGCGGCGGTGAGCAGCCGCAG ACTTGTCTCCCCTTCTAGCTTCCAGtctctggccactgctcccagTGTCTTTGAGGATCGCCCGTCCTCGCCGCACGGGccccagcatgcaggcagcagacaG GAGCGAGGGAGCCCCTGCTACCCGACCAGCTCTCCGGCTACGGGTCTGCCTCTGGTCAATCGCACACCGTCGCCCCTCGGCTCCTGGGAGATGGGGCGGGCCCCGGGGCGGGCCTCGCCTTCCTACAGCCCCCACAACAG CCTGGACTTGGAGCCGGCCATGCGGCGCTTGGAGGAGGACTCAGAGGTCTACAAGATGATGCAGGAGAACCGGGAGGTGCGGGCCCCTCCGCGGCAGTCCAACACCTTCCGCCTgctgcaggtggctctggagACGGACGGGAGAG CCCCCTTTCCCAGTCAGCTGTCCCCCGGCACCCACAAGCCAGTGGCCAGCTCCGTGGCCGGGGCCCAGAAGCTGCACACGTGCGAGAAGTGCAACACCAGCATCAC GACCCAGGCGGTGAAGATCCAGGAGAGCCGCTACCGCCACCCCTCCTGTTACGTCTGTGCCGACTGCGGCCTCAGCCTCAAGATGCGGGGCCATTTCTGGGTGGGCGAGGAGCTGTACTGCGAGAAGCACGCCCGCCAGCGCTACCAGGGGCCTGGGGAGGCCGCTGCTGCCCCGAGTCCTGAGCCGCCCCACAGAGCTGGGGGTTGGTGCGCCTGA